The Acanthochromis polyacanthus isolate Apoly-LR-REF ecotype Palm Island chromosome 5, KAUST_Apoly_ChrSc, whole genome shotgun sequence genome includes a window with the following:
- the LOC110957756 gene encoding neurexophilin-2: protein MQVLGWTIVLLCQWILRKVQGLEKQVDFSDLGPVGSVMKTLPYGMGGGPVGGAVKPPHQTRIYSTSIDQTPMKSKPPTYGFFNPYDSNRNQSLLLDQTGYRSKRKPALKTAMKTKKIFGWGDFYFNVKTVKFSLLVTGKIVDHINGTFTVYFRHNSSSLGNVSVSIVPPTKVVEFEVLQQQQQLHPHTHQDVQIQETQQSTIDPKEAKTFNCRVEYEKTNRSKKSKPCLYDPSQTCFTEHTQSHAAWLCAKPFKVICIFISFFSIDYKLVQKVCPDYNFQSEHPYFG from the coding sequence GTCCAAGGGTTGGAAAAGCAAGTGGACTTCTCAGATCTGGGTCCAGTGGGGTCGGTGATGAAGACTCTTCCATATGGAATGGGTGGTGGCCCGGTTGGAGGAGCAGTTAAGCCTCCACACCAAACCCGCATCTACTCCACGTCCATTGACCAGACACCCATGAAATCCAAACCACCTACCTATGGTTTCTTTAACCCCTACGACTCAAACCGGAACCAGTCCCTGCTACTAGACCAGACAGGCTACCGCTCCAAACGCAAGCCTGCGCTAAAGACAGCGATGAAGACCAAGAAGATCTTCGGCTGGGGAGACTTCTACTTTAACGTCAAGACGGTGAAGTTCAGCTTGTTGGTGACAGGGAAGATTGTGGACCACATCAACGGGACTTTCACTGTTTACTTCCGTCACAACTCGTCCAGCCTGGGGAACGTGTCGGTCAGTATCGTGCCGCCAACCAAAGTAGTGGAGTTTGAGgtccttcagcagcagcagcagctgcaccCCCACACCCATCAGGACGTCCAGATCCAGGAGACGCAGCAGTCTACCATCGATCCTAAAGAGGCAAAGACCTTTAACTGTCGGGTCGAGTACGAGAAAACCAACAGATCCAAGAAGTCCAAACCCTGCCTCTATGATCCGTCTCAGACCTGCTTCACAGAGCACACCCAGTCCCATGCTGCCTGGCTCTGTGCCAAACCCTTCAAGGTGATCTGCATCTTCATCTCTTTCTTTAGCATCGATTACAAGCTGGTTCAGAAAGTGTGTCCGGACTACAACTTCCAAAGCGAGCACCCTTACTTTGGATAA